A stretch of Sandaracinaceae bacterium DNA encodes these proteins:
- a CDS encoding CRTAC1 family protein, translating to MPHHPHSHLLAALGLALMVSACDPGSVEGDASAPSDGAVARDARVDDGGATTPSDAGPGGDAATADAATRDAGPVDAGPPRPLPEAGDPSFDHVTNAALDGVCETGNPFGFTLADWNYDGYPDLQSWSHGRESHCMWTSDGDGTFTVDPDWTAETAPFFTGGWNVQAGDLDGDGDVDALGRTTEGHDGWIENTTPTMGGDPSAVFHRGPWGHRSTFTVADFDGDGDLEIGDAGPTIYRLDGSVQTTLGSERSAIVFDWNGDSYPDVVMPGGPSWTNDGDGSFSPASAGPAFTDCQPGGSLLFDADLDGDIDVLCYTGDDDLWIVVNEGGGAFRRHDLSTRFNVVNTVATKASHSVADYNNDGYVDVLIMGRSSSSTNLLLNRGGLVFERADNDVTFDTDLGGDHYSARPTTAPHDYDLDGRVDFVGYELRDDVPAANLMLWRNTTPAAGGFVQVVLTAEAMGNGGNRDAIGAIVEALVPGTETRVGSDYRTLRSYQQGMPTLAHVGTDTQAVVDLRVTWPSGHGVEVFPGVRADGRYIIRYASSGSRIEPWAPGSGY from the coding sequence ATGCCGCATCACCCGCATTCCCACCTCCTCGCCGCCCTCGGCCTCGCGCTCATGGTCTCCGCCTGTGACCCCGGCTCCGTCGAGGGCGACGCCAGCGCTCCCTCCGACGGCGCGGTCGCGCGCGACGCCAGGGTCGACGACGGCGGCGCGACGACGCCCTCGGACGCCGGGCCTGGTGGGGACGCCGCCACGGCCGACGCCGCGACGCGAGACGCCGGGCCCGTCGACGCGGGCCCGCCCCGCCCCCTCCCGGAGGCGGGCGATCCGAGCTTCGACCACGTGACGAACGCGGCCCTCGACGGGGTGTGCGAGACGGGCAACCCCTTCGGGTTCACCCTCGCCGACTGGAACTACGACGGCTACCCCGACCTCCAGTCCTGGTCGCACGGGCGAGAGTCCCATTGCATGTGGACGAGCGACGGGGACGGCACCTTCACCGTGGACCCGGACTGGACCGCGGAGACCGCGCCCTTCTTCACCGGGGGCTGGAACGTCCAGGCGGGTGATCTCGACGGGGACGGCGACGTCGACGCGCTCGGCCGGACCACCGAGGGGCACGACGGCTGGATCGAGAACACCACGCCGACGATGGGGGGCGATCCCAGCGCGGTCTTCCACCGCGGACCGTGGGGACATCGGAGCACCTTCACCGTCGCGGACTTCGACGGGGACGGGGACCTGGAGATCGGCGACGCCGGCCCGACGATCTATCGGCTCGACGGGAGCGTGCAGACCACGCTCGGGAGCGAGCGTTCGGCCATCGTGTTCGACTGGAACGGCGACAGCTACCCCGACGTGGTCATGCCCGGCGGGCCGAGCTGGACGAACGACGGCGACGGAAGCTTCAGCCCGGCGTCGGCGGGGCCCGCGTTCACCGACTGCCAGCCCGGCGGATCGCTCCTCTTCGACGCAGACCTCGACGGGGACATCGACGTGCTCTGCTACACGGGCGACGACGACCTCTGGATCGTCGTCAACGAGGGCGGCGGCGCCTTCCGCCGCCACGATCTGTCGACCCGCTTCAACGTGGTGAACACCGTCGCGACGAAGGCCTCGCACAGCGTGGCCGACTACAACAACGACGGCTACGTGGACGTGCTCATCATGGGGCGGTCCTCGAGCAGCACGAACCTGCTGCTCAACCGCGGGGGGCTCGTCTTCGAGCGCGCCGACAACGACGTCACGTTCGACACCGATCTCGGCGGCGACCACTACTCCGCGCGCCCGACCACCGCGCCCCACGACTACGACCTCGACGGTCGCGTGGACTTCGTGGGGTACGAGCTCCGCGACGACGTCCCCGCCGCCAACCTCATGCTCTGGCGGAACACCACCCCGGCCGCGGGCGGCTTCGTCCAGGTCGTGCTGACGGCCGAGGCGATGGGCAACGGCGGCAACCGCGACGCCATCGGCGCCATCGTCGAGGCGCTCGTGCCGGGCACCGAGACCCGCGTCGGCTCCGACTACCGGACGCTGCGCTCGTACCAGCAAGGCATGCCCACCCTCGCGCACGTCGGCACCGACACCCAGGCCGTGGTCGACCTCCGGGTCACGTGGCCGAGCGGCCATGGCGTCGAGGTGTTCCCGGGCGTTCGCGCCGACGGCCGCTACATCATCCGCTACGCCTCGAGCGGGAGCCGCATCGAGCCGTGGGCGCCGGGCAGCGGCTACTGA
- a CDS encoding right-handed parallel beta-helix repeat-containing protein has translation MPSRTSLTAALALTLLLLGAGCACEGDAATPDGGRRTIDGATSVDAAMSDASMVTPVPGTGECAWEPGERPTAELPPVHTNEYVIELARWEIANDGRDPVETRDRMNAAILWATENGFDKIVVPPGTYLVGEPTNDIYAAGIELQGNMTFELSEGAVIQMVPNDRWNYCVINVDGHDDVTIRGGEIVGDRADHVFEGGGAHDEGHGVCVWTAVSRVLIEDTVLRELTGDGVLIVGRRESDTEPEAPTTHVTIRNNDIHHNRRQGVSIVGGHNVVVENNHIHHIEGTAPQFGIDIEGAGRTDRDILIYRNAFHDNAGGDIVTSTGRNVWIEENTMTQCQADADGRYDPALPCDLEEQVDGPIIIWKETDNVIVNNSIRMQMRTVNGQYGILGYTRRDGPTRMNPVGNYIAGNTLYDAGIHMAHNMRYFVSNNTVYEGLILGYLLGCTRLEHNRINRTARENYKLRNVAGTAEGNVLNRTEGFPPEDDVQVHFPMAIDAPYRNSSPVFW, from the coding sequence ATGCCCTCTCGAACCTCACTCACGGCGGCTCTCGCCCTGACGCTCCTGCTGCTCGGGGCTGGCTGCGCGTGCGAAGGCGACGCGGCCACCCCCGACGGCGGCCGCCGCACGATCGACGGCGCCACCTCGGTCGACGCCGCGATGAGCGACGCGAGCATGGTCACGCCGGTCCCGGGGACGGGCGAGTGTGCCTGGGAGCCCGGCGAGCGACCGACGGCGGAGCTGCCGCCGGTGCACACGAACGAGTACGTGATCGAGCTCGCGCGCTGGGAGATCGCGAACGACGGCCGGGATCCGGTCGAGACCCGCGACCGCATGAACGCGGCCATCCTGTGGGCGACGGAGAACGGCTTCGACAAGATCGTGGTGCCGCCGGGGACCTACCTGGTCGGGGAGCCGACGAACGACATCTACGCGGCGGGGATCGAGCTCCAGGGGAACATGACCTTCGAGCTCTCCGAGGGCGCCGTCATCCAGATGGTCCCCAACGATCGCTGGAACTACTGCGTCATCAACGTCGACGGCCACGACGACGTGACCATCCGGGGCGGCGAGATCGTCGGCGACCGCGCCGACCACGTCTTCGAGGGGGGCGGCGCGCACGACGAGGGCCACGGCGTCTGCGTGTGGACGGCCGTGAGCCGGGTCCTGATCGAGGACACGGTGCTGCGCGAGCTGACCGGGGACGGCGTGCTCATCGTCGGCCGCCGCGAGAGCGACACCGAGCCCGAGGCGCCCACCACGCACGTCACGATCCGCAACAACGACATCCACCACAACCGCCGCCAGGGCGTCTCGATCGTGGGCGGCCACAACGTCGTGGTGGAGAACAACCACATCCACCACATCGAGGGCACCGCGCCGCAGTTCGGGATCGACATCGAAGGCGCGGGGCGCACCGATCGCGACATCCTCATCTACCGCAACGCCTTCCACGACAACGCGGGCGGCGACATCGTGACCTCCACCGGGCGCAACGTCTGGATCGAGGAGAACACGATGACGCAGTGCCAGGCCGACGCGGACGGGCGGTACGACCCCGCGCTGCCGTGCGACCTGGAGGAGCAGGTCGACGGACCGATCATCATCTGGAAGGAGACGGACAACGTCATCGTCAACAACTCCATCCGGATGCAGATGAGGACGGTGAACGGTCAGTACGGGATCCTCGGCTACACCCGCCGCGACGGACCCACGCGCATGAACCCGGTGGGCAACTACATCGCGGGGAACACTCTCTACGACGCCGGGATCCACATGGCGCACAACATGCGCTACTTCGTCTCGAACAACACGGTGTACGAGGGGCTGATCCTCGGCTACCTCCTCGGCTGCACGCGGCTCGAGCACAACCGCATCAACCGCACCGCGCGGGAGAACTACAAGCTGCGGAACGTCGCCGGGACCGCGGAGGGCAACGTGCTCAACCGCACCGAGGGCTTCCCGCCGGAGGACGACGTGCAGGTCCACTTCCCGATGGCCATCGACGCCCCGTACCGCAACTCTTCTCCGGTGTTCTGGTGA
- a CDS encoding MFS transporter — protein MARSTVDVPFAPRRFPFFYGWWILVVSTIGVIMSIPGQTMGVSVFTDDLLAATGLSRVALANAYLAGTVASGLTLPFGGRLLDRFGARATASVAAVALGATLLYLSVVDQLAPRGSLLALAWLIVGFFALRLSGQGMLTMVSRTMLGRWFEARRGLAAGISSVFVGFGFGVAPLVLDLAIEGAGWRGAWRGMAVVVALGMGGLALLFYRDRPEECGLEMDGAPSSPERTAARAGETSLTREQALRSLRFWAVTFALSVQALVVTGVTFHVVDLGAHGGLSRAESVAIFLPMSVVSTLTALLGGWLGDRLRIRTLLFAMMLAQAGGVVACVQLDTLYPLAALGLGVSGGLFGPIATIAFPRFFGRAHLGAIAGVEMMCVVLGSAVGPAALALGESMSGGYAWPLYMCLALPVAALGLTLAMREPRPI, from the coding sequence GTGGCTCGCTCCACCGTCGACGTCCCCTTCGCGCCCCGGCGCTTCCCGTTCTTCTACGGCTGGTGGATCCTCGTCGTCTCGACGATCGGCGTGATCATGTCGATCCCCGGCCAGACGATGGGCGTGAGCGTCTTCACCGACGACCTCCTGGCGGCCACCGGGCTGTCGCGCGTCGCGCTCGCCAACGCCTACCTCGCGGGCACGGTCGCGAGCGGCCTCACCCTCCCCTTCGGCGGCCGCCTGCTCGACCGCTTCGGCGCGCGCGCGACGGCCAGCGTGGCCGCCGTCGCCCTCGGCGCGACGCTCCTCTACCTCAGCGTGGTCGACCAGCTCGCGCCGCGCGGGAGCCTGCTCGCGCTCGCGTGGCTCATCGTCGGCTTCTTCGCGCTGCGACTCAGCGGTCAAGGCATGTTGACCATGGTGAGCCGCACCATGCTCGGCCGCTGGTTCGAGGCCCGGCGTGGCCTGGCCGCTGGGATCAGCAGCGTCTTCGTCGGCTTCGGGTTCGGGGTCGCGCCGCTCGTGCTCGACCTCGCCATCGAGGGCGCGGGATGGCGCGGCGCGTGGCGCGGCATGGCCGTCGTCGTCGCGCTCGGCATGGGCGGGCTGGCCCTCCTCTTCTATCGCGACCGCCCCGAGGAGTGCGGGCTCGAGATGGACGGCGCGCCGTCGAGCCCCGAGCGGACGGCCGCGCGGGCCGGCGAGACCTCGCTGACGCGCGAGCAGGCGCTCCGCTCCTTGCGGTTCTGGGCGGTGACCTTCGCGCTCTCGGTCCAGGCCCTCGTCGTGACCGGGGTCACCTTCCACGTCGTCGACCTCGGCGCGCACGGCGGCCTCTCGCGCGCGGAGTCGGTGGCCATCTTCCTGCCCATGTCGGTCGTGTCCACGCTGACCGCCCTGCTGGGCGGCTGGCTCGGGGACCGCCTCCGGATCCGCACGCTGCTGTTCGCCATGATGCTCGCCCAGGCCGGCGGCGTGGTCGCCTGCGTGCAGCTCGACACGCTCTACCCGCTCGCGGCGCTCGGGCTCGGCGTCAGCGGCGGGCTCTTCGGGCCCATCGCCACCATCGCGTTCCCGCGCTTCTTCGGTCGCGCGCACCTGGGCGCGATCGCGGGCGTCGAGATGATGTGCGTGGTGCTGGGGAGCGCGGTCGGCCCGGCCGCGCTGGCGCTCGGCGAGTCGATGAGCGGCGGCTACGCGTGGCCGCTCTACATGTGCCTCGCGCTCCCCGTCGCGGCGCTCGGCCTGACCCTCGCGATGCGCGAGCCGCGCCCCATCTGA
- a CDS encoding serine/threonine-protein kinase: MSVALTPTTAALPPLGSEVDRYEVVGEIAQGGMAAVYLVRRHDGHGFDRLLAMKVMLPHLSREQRFVDMFLDEARIAAFVHHPNVVQVFDVGTTRDGLPYMVMEYLRGRSMTGLLQRTWLSDPPTLTRGMLFGIFASVASGLHAAHEATDRSGASLDIVHRDVSPQNIHVSYDGQVRVVDFGIAAAKGRITSTQTGEVKGKVSYLSPEQVNGETATRATDLWALGVIAYETFSRRRLFRGKSDGETLYNIINREVPPLAALDPELPAAVRECVHQCLDRRVFQRPASAAEVARVFERAAAESGGLGAVALREVVQRAFASERGIEDERIAATLRAAPAPLRENTGEFPSVSDSGRPPASRGRRRAVPLAALALGLVVVGGAVGWWTQRSASEISGSAEDPAPTVAAAVPAPRTVRVEMGPGVASVLVDGVADPRRPLVVALAEDGARSVVLVDEAGRAHPRTLTAADDGTTLALAPPPSTAEASAAREVTPEPRRRPRRRARRRAPSEASPSSGSPIRPLASPYGEPR, from the coding sequence ATGAGCGTCGCGCTCACGCCGACGACCGCCGCGCTCCCCCCGCTCGGCTCCGAGGTCGACCGCTACGAGGTCGTGGGAGAGATCGCGCAAGGGGGGATGGCCGCCGTGTACCTCGTGCGTCGCCACGACGGGCACGGCTTCGACCGGCTCCTGGCCATGAAGGTCATGCTCCCGCACCTCTCCCGAGAGCAGCGCTTCGTGGACATGTTCCTGGACGAAGCCCGCATCGCCGCGTTCGTACATCACCCCAACGTCGTCCAGGTCTTCGACGTGGGCACGACGCGAGACGGCTTGCCTTACATGGTCATGGAGTACCTGCGGGGGCGCTCCATGACGGGGCTCCTGCAGCGGACGTGGCTCTCGGATCCGCCCACGCTGACCCGGGGCATGCTCTTCGGCATCTTCGCCTCGGTCGCGTCGGGGCTGCACGCCGCCCACGAGGCCACCGACCGGAGCGGCGCGTCGCTCGACATCGTCCACCGGGACGTCAGCCCACAGAACATCCACGTGAGCTACGACGGCCAGGTCCGCGTGGTCGACTTCGGGATCGCCGCGGCCAAGGGCCGGATCACCTCGACGCAGACCGGCGAGGTCAAAGGCAAGGTGAGCTACCTCTCCCCGGAGCAGGTCAACGGCGAGACGGCGACCCGCGCGACCGACCTCTGGGCCCTCGGCGTCATCGCCTACGAGACGTTCTCGCGCCGACGCCTCTTCCGCGGGAAGAGCGACGGGGAGACGCTCTACAATATCATCAACCGGGAGGTGCCGCCGCTCGCCGCCCTCGACCCGGAGCTCCCCGCGGCCGTCCGGGAGTGCGTGCACCAGTGCCTCGACCGCCGGGTCTTTCAGCGCCCGGCGAGCGCGGCGGAGGTCGCCCGCGTCTTCGAGAGGGCCGCGGCGGAGAGCGGCGGGCTCGGCGCCGTCGCGCTCCGCGAGGTCGTGCAACGCGCCTTCGCCTCCGAGCGCGGGATCGAGGACGAGCGCATCGCGGCGACCCTCCGCGCCGCCCCGGCCCCGCTGCGCGAGAACACCGGAGAGTTCCCCTCGGTCTCGGACTCCGGGCGGCCGCCCGCCTCTCGTGGGCGCCGCCGCGCGGTGCCACTCGCCGCGCTCGCGCTCGGGCTCGTGGTGGTCGGGGGCGCGGTGGGCTGGTGGACCCAGCGCAGCGCGAGCGAGATCTCGGGCTCGGCCGAAGATCCGGCGCCGACGGTGGCGGCCGCCGTCCCTGCGCCCCGGACGGTGCGGGTGGAGATGGGCCCGGGCGTCGCCTCCGTCCTCGTGGACGGCGTCGCGGATCCGCGCAGGCCCCTGGTCGTGGCGCTCGCCGAGGACGGCGCGCGGAGCGTGGTCCTGGTCGACGAAGCGGGGCGCGCGCACCCGCGAACCCTGACCGCCGCGGACGACGGCACGACGCTCGCCCTCGCGCCCCCGCCTTCGACCGCGGAGGCGTCCGCCGCGCGTGAGGTCACCCCCGAGCCCCGGCGCCGACCTCGACGACGCGCGAGGCGACGCGCGCCGAGCGAGGCGTCGCCCTCGTCCGGGTCTCCCATCCGCCCGCTCGCGTCTCCCTATGGAGAGCCTCGATGA
- a CDS encoding sigma 54-interacting transcriptional regulator, producing the protein MLEGPDAGASADASTESLSIGTAEGTDLRLSDPAVSRYHVELRRHLDRIAVVDHDSTNGTRVEGRLEGGVLTVASGARLRIGNSVLEVSDGELFMERAGPKRLGELRGTAPAMGQLFATAEQVARSDVSVLLLGESGTGKELLARAIHEASPRRDEAFVTVDCGALSTSLFTSELFGHEKGAFTGADRAHAGAFERAHGGTLFIDEIGELTPEQQVALLGTLERGRLRRVGGTDEVEVDVRVVSATHRDLRAAVNHERFRLDLYYRVAVVSLRVPALRERPDDIPMLIEHFLATDHDVDDMRSVFSHEALRSAQAHDWPGNVRELRNFVAGTVVLGSPPATSAVDASTAEGVAVLLDRPFREAKADLVTDFERRYLEHALRRADGNMRQAARDSKMNRSYLMELLRRHGLR; encoded by the coding sequence GTGCTCGAAGGACCGGACGCGGGAGCGAGCGCCGACGCGTCGACCGAGTCGCTCTCGATCGGGACCGCCGAGGGCACGGACCTGCGCCTGAGCGATCCCGCGGTGTCCCGGTACCACGTCGAGCTGCGACGCCACCTGGACCGCATCGCGGTGGTCGATCACGACAGCACCAATGGCACCCGTGTCGAAGGCCGGCTCGAAGGCGGCGTGCTGACCGTGGCCTCGGGCGCGCGGCTTCGCATCGGCAACAGCGTGCTCGAGGTGAGCGACGGCGAGCTCTTCATGGAGCGGGCCGGCCCGAAGCGGCTCGGGGAGCTGCGCGGCACCGCGCCCGCCATGGGCCAGCTCTTCGCGACCGCCGAGCAGGTCGCGCGCTCGGACGTGAGCGTGCTCCTCCTCGGGGAGTCGGGCACGGGCAAGGAGCTGCTCGCGCGCGCCATTCACGAGGCCAGCCCGCGTCGCGACGAGGCGTTCGTCACCGTGGATTGCGGCGCGCTCTCGACCAGCCTCTTCACCAGCGAGCTCTTCGGACACGAGAAGGGCGCGTTCACCGGCGCCGATCGCGCGCACGCCGGCGCGTTCGAGCGCGCGCACGGAGGCACGCTCTTCATCGACGAGATCGGAGAGCTCACCCCGGAGCAGCAGGTCGCGCTCCTCGGGACCCTCGAGCGCGGTCGGCTGCGAAGGGTCGGCGGGACCGACGAGGTCGAGGTCGACGTGCGGGTCGTGTCCGCGACCCACCGTGACCTGCGCGCCGCCGTGAACCACGAGCGCTTCCGCCTCGACCTCTACTACCGCGTCGCGGTCGTCTCGCTCCGCGTCCCGGCGCTCCGCGAGCGGCCCGACGACATCCCGATGCTCATCGAGCACTTCCTCGCCACCGACCACGACGTCGACGACATGAGGTCGGTGTTCAGCCACGAAGCGCTCCGGAGCGCGCAGGCCCACGACTGGCCCGGCAACGTCCGGGAGCTCCGCAACTTCGTCGCGGGGACGGTCGTGCTCGGCTCGCCGCCCGCGACCAGCGCCGTGGACGCCTCGACCGCAGAAGGGGTTGCGGTGCTCCTCGATCGCCCGTTCCGGGAGGCGAAGGCGGACCTGGTCACGGACTTCGAGCGCCGCTATCTGGAGCACGCGCTGCGCCGCGCGGACGGCAACATGCGGCAGGCGGCGCGGGACTCGAAGATGAACCGCTCGTATCTGATGGAGCTCCTCCGGCGTCATGGGCTTCGGTAG